One window of the Leptotrichia massiliensis genome contains the following:
- the atpG gene encoding ATP synthase F1 subunit gamma has protein sequence MAANMKEIKERIDSVKSTSQITNAMNIVSSTKFKRFQVLTLKSRSYARAVNEAFDNLVASLRGNKFVIFDGKSEVKRVGIIVMTSDRGLCGSFNSNTFRRLESMRKKFEKEGKDVSVVTIGRKAKEYCKNRDINVDSEYTQMIPETMFETGKKISEDVVQFYLNDFYDEVYMIYSKFVSAIEYNIQVEKLLPIEKKEGLPTKEYVFDPSEEEVLNSFVPQVLNIKLYQSLLENSASEHSARMSAMKQANDNAAEMIRNLEVQYNRERQGKITQELTEIIGGSLGVQ, from the coding sequence ATGGCAGCAAATATGAAGGAAATTAAAGAGCGAATTGACAGTGTAAAAAGTACAAGTCAAATCACAAATGCGATGAATATTGTTTCTTCTACAAAGTTTAAGAGATTTCAAGTTTTAACTTTAAAATCAAGAAGTTACGCACGTGCTGTAAATGAAGCTTTTGACAATTTGGTCGCAAGCCTTAGAGGAAATAAATTTGTAATTTTTGATGGGAAGTCAGAAGTCAAAAGAGTAGGCATTATTGTGATGACATCAGATCGTGGGCTATGTGGAAGTTTTAACTCAAATACTTTTAGAAGGCTGGAAAGCATGAGAAAGAAATTTGAAAAAGAAGGAAAAGACGTGTCAGTTGTAACAATTGGAAGAAAAGCTAAGGAATATTGTAAAAATCGGGATATTAATGTGGATAGTGAGTATACACAGATGATTCCAGAAACAATGTTTGAAACTGGTAAAAAAATCAGTGAAGATGTAGTTCAGTTTTATTTAAACGATTTTTATGATGAAGTTTATATGATTTATTCTAAATTTGTATCAGCAATTGAGTATAATATTCAAGTGGAAAAATTGCTTCCAATAGAAAAAAAGGAAGGATTGCCAACAAAGGAATATGTGTTTGATCCGTCAGAGGAAGAAGTGTTAAATTCATTTGTGCCACAAGTTCTGAATATAAAATTGTATCAGTCTTTACTTGAAAATTCGGCAAGTGAGCATTCAGCCAGAATGTCAGCAATGAAACAGGCTAATGATAATGCCGCTGAAATGATAAGAAACTTGGAAGTGCAGTATAATCGTGAAAGACAAGGAAAAATAACACAGGAATTAACAGAAATTATTGGCGGTTCTTTAGGAGTACAGTAA
- the gloA gene encoding lactoylglutathione lyase: protein MAMLNMLHACLRVENLEKSIEFYEKAFGFKEDRRKDFPEHKFTIVYLTLPGESFEIELTYNYGHGSYTIGDGFSHLAIASDDLEGDNEKHKAMGYKTTDLMGLPGKPGHYYFVTDPDGYRMEVIRAE from the coding sequence ATGGCTATGTTAAATATGCTGCACGCTTGTTTACGTGTAGAAAATTTAGAAAAATCTATCGAATTTTATGAAAAGGCATTTGGATTTAAGGAAGACCGACGTAAAGATTTTCCAGAACATAAATTTACTATTGTTTATTTGACTCTTCCAGGAGAAAGTTTTGAGATTGAGCTGACTTATAATTACGGTCACGGTTCATATACAATTGGTGATGGTTTTTCACATTTGGCAATTGCTTCGGATGACTTGGAAGGAGATAATGAAAAACATAAGGCAATGGGATACAAGACAACAGATCTTATGGGCTTGCCTGGTAAACCTGGACATTATTATTTCGTAACGGATCCAGATGGTTACCGTATGGAAGTAATTCGTGCAGAATAA
- the dapB gene encoding 4-hydroxy-tetrahydrodipicolinate reductase, translating to MKIIVYGAGVMAQYVKESVINSGNEFAGLVDPLGNGDFENLKEKDVDFDAIIDFSHFSLLEDVLEAGIDKKVPVLIATTGHSEEQIAKIQEASKQIPIIKATNTSVGVNIVNEIVAFATKLLKDFDIEIIEKHHNRKIDAPSGTANTLLEVVKENLDNDGKDYRTIYGREGHSKRAEKEIGVHAIRGGNIVGEHTVIYAKNDEIIEIKHEALSRKMFSDGAVKAVEFLAGKKAGLYTMKDVLGL from the coding sequence ATGAAGATAATAGTGTATGGTGCTGGAGTTATGGCACAGTATGTAAAAGAATCAGTAATAAATTCTGGAAATGAATTTGCTGGGCTGGTTGACCCGCTTGGAAATGGGGATTTTGAAAATCTGAAGGAAAAAGATGTAGATTTTGATGCGATTATTGATTTTTCACATTTCAGTTTGCTGGAGGATGTACTTGAAGCGGGAATTGATAAAAAAGTTCCAGTTCTAATTGCTACAACTGGACATTCAGAAGAACAGATTGCAAAAATCCAGGAAGCATCAAAGCAAATACCTATAATTAAAGCAACAAATACTTCAGTTGGAGTAAATATCGTAAATGAAATTGTAGCCTTTGCGACAAAATTATTAAAGGATTTTGATATTGAAATAATTGAAAAGCATCACAACAGAAAAATTGACGCACCAAGCGGTACAGCGAATACTTTACTTGAAGTTGTCAAGGAAAATCTGGATAATGATGGAAAAGACTACAGAACAATTTATGGAAGAGAAGGGCACAGTAAACGTGCTGAAAAAGAAATAGGAGTTCACGCTATACGTGGCGGAAATATAGTCGGAGAACATACCGTAATTTATGCAAAAAATGATGAAATTATCGAAATAAAGCACGAAGCATTATCAAGAAAAATGTTTTCAGACGGTGCAGTCAAAGCTGTAGAATTTCTTGCTGGAAAAAAAGCAGGACTGTATACAATGAAAGATGTACTTGGTTTATAA
- the atpC gene encoding ATP synthase F1 subunit epsilon, giving the protein MATEFILEAVTPERLVFEKPVEFVKLRTEGGDIGILAKHINYITPIGAGEMLVREKDNKEMTYYLEGGFLEVRQDKVVILGVNIVEATKAEAERMAREVAIERAKKQKIKEDQDILGSKKRIQNNLSRK; this is encoded by the coding sequence ATGGCAACGGAATTTATTTTGGAAGCAGTAACTCCAGAAAGGCTGGTTTTTGAAAAGCCTGTTGAATTTGTAAAATTACGTACAGAAGGTGGAGATATTGGAATACTTGCAAAGCATATTAACTACATTACACCAATTGGTGCTGGGGAAATGCTTGTTCGTGAAAAGGATAATAAGGAAATGACATATTATCTGGAAGGAGGATTTCTAGAAGTTCGTCAGGATAAAGTTGTTATTTTGGGAGTAAATATCGTTGAAGCAACTAAGGCAGAAGCAGAACGGATGGCAAGAGAAGTTGCCATTGAAAGAGCAAAAAAACAAAAAATAAAAGAAGATCAGGATATTTTAGGCTCAAAAAAACGGATTCAAAACAATTTAAGCAGGAAATAA
- a CDS encoding glycoside hydrolase family 32 protein, producing MDFTKVREDEEKSILEKKEIVEKDFWRQKYHIQGIVGLINDPNGFSQFNGKYHMFYQWNPLGTNHKNKTWAHSVSDDLLHWERLKTALRPDTWYSKDGVYSGSAIVDDDKLYLFYTGNVKDPEGNRESYQCLAVSSDGENFERWEPSIVNQPDGYTRHIRDPKIWKKDGKFYAVIGIQSENLEGKAVLYSSENIKDWKFEGEIAGANHGKIKDFGFMWECPDYFQLKDEKTGEIKDLLVFSPQGLEPEGDLYNNKYQTGYLFGKLDYEKPVFEILSDFVEIDRGNDFYAPQSMEDDKGRRLIVGWMGIPEEEDFPTVKSEWLHCLTLPRELKVIDGKLYQVPIEEMESIRGEKIEFSGKVAGEVKIGTGATYELKAKFSDFNTDFGLKLRTGKSSETVLKFDYNDKKFVLDRTKGEQPDKRLRKVYLGDILELELTVFVDNSSVEVFINGGAEVFSSRIFPEKDADGISVFADKDVNVEIEKWEWK from the coding sequence ATGGATTTTACTAAAGTTAGAGAAGATGAGGAAAAATCAATTTTGGAGAAAAAAGAAATTGTTGAAAAAGATTTTTGGCGACAAAAATATCATATTCAAGGAATTGTGGGATTAATTAACGATCCAAATGGATTTTCACAGTTTAATGGAAAATATCATATGTTTTATCAATGGAATCCATTGGGAACTAATCATAAAAATAAAACTTGGGCTCATAGTGTAAGTGATGATTTATTACATTGGGAAAGGCTGAAAACGGCTTTGCGTCCTGATACCTGGTATTCTAAGGATGGAGTTTATTCTGGAAGTGCTATTGTGGATGACGACAAACTTTATTTATTTTATACAGGAAATGTGAAGGATCCTGAAGGAAATAGGGAATCTTACCAATGCCTAGCAGTTTCAAGCGACGGAGAAAATTTTGAGAGATGGGAGCCAAGCATTGTAAATCAGCCAGATGGATATACACGGCACATAAGAGATCCAAAAATCTGGAAAAAAGATGGTAAATTTTATGCTGTAATTGGTATTCAAAGTGAAAATTTGGAAGGGAAGGCAGTTCTTTACAGTTCAGAAAATATAAAAGACTGGAAATTTGAAGGGGAAATCGCAGGAGCAAATCACGGAAAAATTAAAGACTTTGGATTTATGTGGGAATGTCCTGATTACTTTCAGTTAAAAGATGAAAAAACTGGAGAAATAAAGGATTTATTGGTTTTTTCACCACAAGGGTTGGAGCCAGAAGGAGATTTATACAATAACAAATATCAGACAGGATATTTATTTGGAAAATTAGATTACGAAAAACCTGTATTTGAAATTTTATCAGACTTTGTGGAAATTGACAGAGGAAATGACTTTTATGCACCACAGTCAATGGAAGATGATAAAGGAAGAAGGCTTATTGTAGGCTGGATGGGAATTCCAGAAGAAGAAGATTTTCCAACTGTAAAAAGTGAATGGCTTCACTGCCTAACTTTACCAAGAGAACTTAAAGTAATAGATGGAAAACTTTATCAAGTGCCTATAGAGGAAATGGAAAGTATCCGTGGAGAAAAAATTGAATTTAGTGGAAAAGTAGCTGGAGAAGTTAAAATTGGAACAGGAGCAACTTATGAATTAAAAGCTAAATTTAGTGATTTTAATACTGATTTTGGATTGAAATTACGAACTGGTAAAAGTAGTGAAACAGTTTTAAAATTTGATTACAACGATAAAAAATTTGTATTAGATAGAACAAAAGGTGAACAACCTGATAAAAGATTAAGAAAAGTCTATTTAGGAGATATTTTAGAATTGGAACTTACTGTGTTTGTAGATAATTCTTCTGTAGAAGTGTTTATTAATGGTGGTGCAGAAGTATTTTCTTCACGAATATTCCCAGAAAAAGATGCAGATGGAATAAGTGTATTTGCAGATAAGGATGTAAATGTGGAAATAGAAAAATGGGAATGGAAATAA
- the atpA gene encoding F0F1 ATP synthase subunit alpha: MRIKPEEISKIIRSEIENYKSSLDISNTGTVLEVGDGIARIYGLSDAMAGELLEFENGTVGMALNLEESNIGAVIFGKTQGIKEGSIVKGLGKVAEVPAGNELLGRVVDALGNPIDGKGTITADKYMPIERQASGIIARKPVTQPMQTGIKAIDGMFPIGKGQRELIIGDRQTGKTAIAIDSIINQKNNDVICIYVAIGQKRSTVAQIYKKLEETGALEYTIIVAATASESAPLQYLAPYSGVAMGEYFMDQGKDVLIVYDDLSKHAVAYREMSLLLKRPPGREAYPGDVFYLHSRLLERAAKLSDKLGGGSITALPIVETQAGDISAYIPTNVISITDGQIFLETDLFNSGFRPAINAGVSVSRVGGAAQIKAMKQVASKVKLELAQYNELLAFTQFGSDLDKATRDQLNRGSKIMEVLKQSQYTPFKVQEQVISFYCVTNGYFDNVPTEKVRTFEKDIIEALINDENILNEIREKKSLDDELKNKLDEFITSFKSEYVW; this comes from the coding sequence TTGAGAATCAAGCCAGAAGAAATAAGTAAAATAATCCGAAGCGAAATTGAAAATTACAAAAGTTCACTGGATATTTCCAACACTGGAACAGTCTTGGAAGTGGGAGATGGAATTGCTAGAATCTACGGATTAAGTGATGCTATGGCAGGAGAGCTTTTGGAGTTTGAAAATGGAACTGTCGGAATGGCACTAAACTTGGAAGAAAGTAACATTGGAGCAGTAATTTTTGGAAAAACACAAGGAATAAAAGAAGGAAGTATAGTAAAAGGATTGGGAAAAGTAGCTGAAGTTCCAGCTGGAAATGAGCTGCTTGGAAGAGTAGTCGATGCACTTGGAAATCCTATTGATGGAAAAGGGACAATAACAGCTGATAAATATATGCCAATTGAGAGACAGGCGTCGGGAATTATCGCAAGAAAACCTGTTACACAGCCTATGCAGACAGGAATAAAGGCAATAGACGGAATGTTTCCAATTGGAAAAGGACAAAGGGAATTGATAATTGGAGACAGACAGACTGGTAAGACGGCAATTGCGATTGACTCTATTATAAATCAAAAAAATAACGATGTTATATGTATTTATGTCGCAATTGGACAGAAAAGATCTACAGTTGCACAAATTTATAAAAAACTGGAAGAAACAGGGGCTTTGGAATATACAATCATTGTTGCGGCAACTGCTTCGGAATCTGCACCACTTCAATATTTGGCACCGTATTCAGGGGTTGCCATGGGTGAATATTTTATGGATCAGGGAAAAGATGTACTGATAGTTTATGATGATTTATCAAAACATGCGGTAGCTTACCGTGAAATGTCGCTATTGTTAAAACGTCCACCGGGAAGAGAAGCCTATCCTGGAGATGTTTTCTATCTTCACTCAAGACTTCTTGAAAGAGCCGCAAAATTAAGCGATAAACTAGGCGGAGGTTCAATTACAGCACTTCCAATTGTAGAAACACAAGCTGGAGATATTTCGGCATACATTCCTACAAATGTTATTTCGATAACAGACGGACAAATATTCTTGGAAACGGATTTATTTAATTCAGGATTTAGACCAGCCATAAATGCAGGAGTTTCTGTATCACGGGTTGGAGGAGCGGCACAAATTAAAGCTATGAAACAGGTTGCTTCAAAAGTAAAACTGGAACTTGCACAATATAATGAGCTTTTGGCATTTACGCAATTTGGATCGGATTTGGATAAGGCGACTAGAGATCAGCTTAATCGAGGATCTAAAATTATGGAAGTCCTAAAACAGTCGCAATACACTCCATTCAAAGTTCAAGAACAGGTTATTTCATTTTACTGTGTTACAAATGGATATTTTGACAATGTTCCGACTGAAAAAGTTAGAACATTTGAAAAGGATATAATAGAAGCACTTATAAATGATGAGAATATTTTAAATGAAATCCGTGAAAAAAAATCATTGGATGATGAGCTGAAAAATAAACTTGATGAGTTTATTACTAGCTTTAAGAGTGAATATGTCTGGTAA
- a CDS encoding DUF4912 domain-containing protein codes for MEQLKKNRTRTFYRNYVNEKLVGNRNKKELKKLERFISMEVIERETIEKILIKYFFIKRSRTFYRNFADRKLVGNLGRKYRRIFTALDFNYEKISSEQIRRRYVETEINRSKFAKGVEFDGKSNHEDIYFDKAPLPASYFTDELVLMPKNPTTLYIYWEIRDDTYERLATNNGVIDNVVIKIFKNGHEYRKIIRHERIGSHYITEIDVNQNYEASIGYEDQYGNFSEVAHSVEAIAPNDKVSDNIDLVWGTVKFDSSTNQLIKYINTPVSTPEGRELLGVPADYDVDENNEFIIEVIERLTKVGASESLIERKVIKGKLPNLRLDMGGSRSS; via the coding sequence ATGGAGCAATTGAAAAAAAATAGAACGAGAACATTTTATAGAAATTATGTTAATGAAAAATTAGTTGGGAATAGAAATAAAAAAGAATTGAAAAAATTAGAAAGATTTATTTCAATGGAAGTTATCGAAAGGGAAACTATTGAGAAAATTTTGATAAAATACTTTTTTATTAAAAGAAGCAGAACGTTTTACAGAAACTTTGCTGATAGAAAATTAGTAGGAAATCTAGGTAGAAAATATAGAAGAATTTTTACAGCTTTAGATTTTAATTATGAAAAAATTTCGTCAGAACAAATAAGACGTAGATACGTAGAAACTGAAATTAACCGTTCAAAATTTGCAAAAGGTGTGGAATTTGACGGTAAATCAAATCACGAAGATATTTACTTTGACAAGGCTCCATTACCAGCATCGTATTTTACAGATGAACTTGTCCTAATGCCAAAAAATCCTACAACATTATACATTTATTGGGAAATTCGTGATGATACCTATGAAAGATTAGCTACAAATAACGGAGTTATTGATAATGTAGTTATAAAAATATTTAAAAACGGACACGAATATAGAAAAATTATAAGACATGAAAGAATTGGTTCGCATTATATTACTGAAATTGATGTAAATCAAAATTATGAAGCATCTATCGGATATGAAGATCAATATGGAAACTTTTCAGAAGTAGCACATTCAGTAGAAGCAATCGCACCAAATGATAAAGTTTCTGATAATATTGACTTAGTATGGGGAACAGTGAAATTCGATTCAAGCACAAATCAGCTTATAAAATATATAAATACTCCAGTTTCAACACCAGAAGGAAGAGAGCTTTTAGGAGTACCTGCAGATTATGATGTGGATGAAAATAATGAATTTATAATCGAAGTTATAGAAAGATTGACAAAAGTAGGAGCTTCAGAATCATTAATCGAAAGAAAAGTGATAAAAGGAAAACTTCCAAATCTTAGACTGGATATGGGTGGTTCAAGAAGCAGTTAG
- the atpD gene encoding F0F1 ATP synthase subunit beta, with product MNKGKLVQVIGPVIDVKFEKKLPDIYNALEVYKENGEKLVAEVHAHNGNNVVRAVAMSGTEGLRRGLEVVDTGNPIQVPVGRATLGRIFNVLGEAVDDGEKLDADVLRESIHKDAPSFEQQGTDSEILETGIKVVDLLAPYLKGGKIGLFGGAGVGKTVLIQELINNIAKGHGGLSVFAGVGERTREGRDLYNEMTESGVIDKTALVYGQMNEPPGARLRVGLTALTMAEYFRDKEGQNVLLFIDNIFRFTQAGSEVSALLGRMPSAVGYQPNLATEMGALQERITSTSTGSITSVQAVYVPADDLTDPAPATTFAHLDATTVLSRQIASLGIYPAVDPLDSTSRILEPEIVGNEHYKIARETQKVLQRYKELQDIIAILGMDELDENDKLTVNRARKIQRFFSQPFSVAEQFTGMKGKYVPLRETIRGFKEILDGLHDDLPEQAFLYVGTIEDAVAKARELMSE from the coding sequence ATGAATAAAGGTAAATTAGTGCAAGTTATTGGGCCGGTTATAGATGTAAAATTTGAAAAAAAATTGCCTGATATTTATAATGCGCTTGAAGTGTATAAGGAAAACGGAGAAAAATTAGTAGCTGAAGTTCACGCCCACAACGGAAATAATGTTGTAAGGGCAGTTGCAATGTCTGGAACTGAAGGGTTAAGACGTGGACTGGAAGTTGTAGATACTGGTAACCCGATTCAAGTTCCAGTTGGAAGAGCGACATTAGGAAGAATTTTCAATGTGCTTGGAGAAGCGGTTGATGATGGTGAAAAATTGGATGCAGATGTGTTAAGGGAATCTATCCACAAGGATGCACCCTCATTTGAACAACAAGGAACAGATTCTGAAATACTTGAAACAGGAATAAAAGTAGTAGATTTACTTGCTCCATACTTAAAAGGTGGAAAAATTGGACTTTTTGGAGGAGCAGGAGTCGGAAAGACAGTATTAATTCAGGAATTGATTAACAATATTGCGAAAGGGCATGGAGGACTTTCTGTATTTGCAGGAGTTGGAGAGCGTACACGTGAGGGACGTGATTTATATAACGAAATGACAGAAAGTGGAGTTATTGATAAGACAGCATTAGTGTATGGACAAATGAATGAGCCACCTGGAGCAAGACTAAGAGTAGGGCTTACAGCACTTACAATGGCGGAATATTTTAGAGATAAGGAAGGACAAAACGTACTTTTATTTATTGATAACATATTCAGATTTACTCAGGCAGGATCAGAAGTATCGGCTCTACTTGGAAGAATGCCGTCAGCCGTAGGATACCAGCCAAACTTGGCAACTGAAATGGGAGCCTTGCAGGAAAGAATAACATCAACAAGCACAGGTTCAATTACATCAGTACAAGCTGTATATGTGCCAGCAGATGACTTGACAGATCCAGCACCAGCAACAACATTTGCCCATTTGGATGCAACAACAGTATTGTCAAGACAAATTGCATCGCTTGGAATTTATCCAGCAGTAGACCCGCTTGATTCAACTTCAAGAATACTTGAGCCTGAAATTGTTGGGAATGAGCATTATAAAATTGCAAGAGAAACTCAGAAAGTATTACAAAGATATAAGGAATTACAAGATATTATCGCAATTCTAGGAATGGATGAGCTGGATGAAAATGATAAATTAACAGTAAATCGTGCTAGAAAAATCCAAAGATTCTTTTCACAGCCTTTCTCAGTAGCAGAACAGTTTACAGGAATGAAAGGTAAATATGTGCCTTTAAGAGAAACAATACGTGGATTTAAAGAAATTCTGGATGGACTTCATGATGATTTGCCAGAACAGGCATTCTTATACGTTGGAACAATTGAAGATGCAGTTGCAAAAGCACGAGAATTGATGAGCGAGTAA
- the gltS gene encoding sodium/glutamate symporter translates to MVKINMDMIQTIGLAVILLLIGMKLRKKIKFFEKYCIPAPVIGGFLFSILVFILRQTNIAEIKFTDTLQKFFMVMFFTSVGFNASLKVLKKGGKKVLIFLFVATGLCILQNTVAVGLSKFVGLPPLLALMTGSTPMTGGHGTSAAVAPTIEALGPAYKGANAIAIASATFGLIVGSAMGGPIASRLIKKHKLLPEHFVKDGIQHGDEDIDEEVLKRQKPYLDGEQFSMAFFYILIAMGIGSYLSIFIDYLMSFTNFEAHFPVYIGPMIVAAIIRNLSDNVKAMNAPTKEISILEDVALSLFLSMALMTLRLWELIDLALPVIILLVAQVILIYFYLNWITFKAMGSDYDAAVMVSGHCGFGLGATPNGISNMKAVTEKYIYSKMAFFVIPIVGSLFIDFANISIITIFTQFFK, encoded by the coding sequence ATGGTTAAAATTAACATGGATATGATTCAGACAATTGGTCTAGCAGTTATTTTATTGTTAATTGGAATGAAACTTAGAAAAAAAATCAAATTTTTTGAAAAATACTGTATTCCAGCACCTGTTATTGGTGGTTTTTTATTTTCAATACTTGTTTTTATTTTAAGACAGACAAATATAGCTGAAATAAAGTTTACTGATACATTGCAAAAATTTTTTATGGTTATGTTTTTTACAAGCGTAGGATTTAACGCAAGTTTAAAAGTATTGAAAAAAGGTGGAAAAAAGGTACTTATTTTCCTATTTGTTGCAACTGGATTATGTATTTTGCAAAATACTGTTGCAGTTGGACTTTCAAAATTTGTAGGACTTCCGCCATTACTGGCACTAATGACAGGATCTACTCCAATGACTGGAGGACATGGAACATCCGCCGCTGTAGCTCCAACAATTGAAGCTCTCGGTCCTGCATACAAAGGAGCAAATGCTATTGCCATTGCTTCTGCAACTTTTGGTCTTATTGTAGGATCTGCTATGGGAGGACCTATCGCAAGCAGACTTATTAAAAAACACAAATTATTGCCTGAACATTTTGTAAAAGACGGTATTCAGCATGGAGATGAAGATATTGATGAAGAAGTGTTAAAAAGACAAAAGCCTTATCTTGATGGTGAACAATTTTCAATGGCATTTTTCTATATCTTAATTGCAATGGGAATTGGTTCATATTTATCAATCTTTATTGATTATCTTATGAGTTTTACAAATTTTGAAGCACATTTCCCTGTTTACATTGGACCAATGATTGTTGCTGCAATTATTAGAAATTTATCAGACAATGTAAAGGCTATGAATGCTCCGACAAAAGAAATAAGCATTCTTGAAGATGTGGCACTTAGTCTATTTCTTTCAATGGCACTAATGACACTAAGATTATGGGAATTAATTGATTTAGCATTGCCTGTAATTATTTTATTAGTTGCACAAGTTATATTGATTTATTTCTATCTGAACTGGATAACATTTAAAGCAATGGGGTCTGATTACGATGCAGCAGTAATGGTTTCAGGACATTGTGGATTTGGACTTGGAGCAACTCCAAACGGAATTTCAAACATGAAAGCAGTTACAGAAAAATATATTTATTCAAAAATGGCATTTTTCGTAATTCCAATTGTCGGTTCATTATTTATTGATTTTGCCAATATCAGTATCATTACAATATTTACCCAGTTTTTTAAATAA
- a CDS encoding acyl-CoA dehydrogenase family protein: protein MNKFKNENLLKMNTEEFLSNIKKVFNDVFSDGNIEKINLMNYLSENKWLSIKKRGLLLPFLSEKFGGRKDSQFEIQEVLRIAGSYGVPVTLRTGIEGALVLQPLIEYGNKEQIEKGLEMIFNGEGGGLAITEPETSGSAIAKEMQSYYEYVDENTIHVKADKYWQGNSQSDFLLIAAKEKKEGKLSKVISLILVPRKYITYDVLNSEGLKAVRYAVNHVDAHIPAKYIIKLSESKANCLREFQNIFIRSRLQLVGMTHGIMEYIVKNINKFAKKEIPFVQNELNEIENTYDVSKIMYSYTCNNVSPDKSVSDKLMEANIIKSLATEYTYKAAKIAQKLLGAKGFEAGHPMSNVAIDFRPFTIFEGPNDMLYAEIYDQFSKATAVEKKEGIRVDKNSTIYERFISDRRFSSISVSGILNKADDLTNFLKKHALNEMNQITKVFVGKILARLFLLIQTESDNLVKFLIRDIRKDILDFEYNS, encoded by the coding sequence ATGAATAAATTTAAAAATGAAAATTTATTAAAAATGAATACGGAAGAATTTTTGTCTAATATAAAAAAGGTGTTTAACGATGTTTTTTCAGACGGAAATATTGAGAAGATAAATCTAATGAACTATTTATCAGAAAATAAATGGTTAAGTATAAAAAAACGTGGACTCTTATTACCTTTTCTTTCTGAAAAATTTGGAGGAAGAAAGGATAGTCAATTTGAAATTCAGGAAGTTCTTAGAATAGCTGGAAGTTATGGAGTGCCAGTTACTCTTAGAACTGGGATTGAAGGGGCATTAGTATTACAGCCGCTAATTGAATATGGAAATAAGGAGCAGATTGAAAAAGGTTTGGAAATGATATTTAACGGAGAAGGTGGAGGACTAGCTATAACGGAGCCTGAAACTTCTGGATCTGCCATAGCAAAAGAAATGCAGTCTTACTATGAATATGTTGATGAAAATACAATTCATGTTAAAGCTGATAAATATTGGCAAGGAAATTCTCAAAGTGATTTTTTATTAATTGCAGCAAAGGAAAAGAAAGAAGGAAAACTTTCAAAAGTAATTAGCTTAATTTTAGTTCCAAGAAAATATATAACTTATGATGTGTTAAATTCAGAAGGGCTGAAAGCAGTGAGATATGCTGTAAATCATGTAGATGCTCATATTCCTGCAAAATATATAATAAAACTTTCAGAAAGCAAGGCAAATTGTCTTAGAGAATTTCAAAACATCTTTATAAGAAGTAGATTGCAGCTAGTTGGAATGACACATGGAATTATGGAATATATCGTAAAAAATATAAATAAATTTGCTAAAAAAGAAATACCATTTGTTCAAAATGAATTAAATGAAATCGAAAATACTTACGATGTATCAAAAATTATGTATAGTTATACTTGTAACAATGTCTCTCCAGATAAGTCTGTTTCAGATAAATTAATGGAAGCAAATATTATAAAGAGCCTTGCTACTGAATATACTTACAAAGCAGCAAAAATTGCACAGAAACTTCTAGGGGCAAAAGGATTTGAAGCTGGGCATCCGATGAGCAATGTGGCAATTGATTTTAGACCGTTTACTATCTTTGAAGGTCCAAACGACATGCTTTATGCTGAAATTTATGATCAGTTTTCAAAAGCTACGGCTGTGGAGAAGAAGGAAGGAATTAGAGTAGATAAAAATTCGACAATCTATGAAAGATTTATTTCAGATAGACGATTTTCAAGTATTTCTGTTAGCGGTATCCTGAATAAAGCAGATGATTTGACAAACTTTTTAAAAAAACATGCTTTAAATGAAATGAATCAGATAACAAAAGTTTTTGTTGGGAAAATACTGGCAAGATTGTTTCTTTTAATTCAAACAGAATCGGATAATTTGGTAAAATTCTTGATAAGGGATATTAGAAAAGATATTTTAGATTTTGAGTATAATAGTTAA